CCACTGTTTTGCGTTCTCGTCGGTTATTCCGCCTCCGATGTGAAAGCCGTTTGTCCAAGCCGAAAGCGCTTCTTTTGCGGCTTCGTCGTTTCCTGCGCCGAGTTTTATTATGTGTCCGCCGCGCAAATTGTCTTTTTTGTAGAGATTTGCAAATTCTGCGGGCGATTTGTCGGTGGAAAAGTTTTCTACTACATCGTTTGAATTATCTGTAAGCGTTGAGCCGACAATTTGTTTTACTTTTCCGTTGTGTAAGTCTATGCAGGGGCGAAATTCCATTTTTTCTCCGTTCCTTTTTAGAGAAAATACTATTTGCACGATAGAAAAAACAGTTATTGCAAGAGAAACTAAGGGAAATCGCCGTTTTAACGCAAGGTTAATCGGAAGAACATCACCTCTGCGAATTTTCGTTCCCTCTTTTTTCTTGCTTAATTTCGGGTTTAGGGTCAAGTTTTTCGGTATTTCCTAATAAATTATCTGCGAGAGAATCAAGAATTATGTCGCGCTGTTGTTTATTGTATAGGTCGTATCCTAAAATTTCTGCCAATATCGATATTTTCGCCACCGTCGGATACGCAACAAATAAATCAAAAACTGCTTTAAGTTTGTGTTTCAGCAAGCCCGCAGGCGACATACCGCTTGGGTCAATTTCGCCGAGCATTCGCTCTACGCAAATCCCAATTAACCGCTCTTTGCTCTGAAAATGGTAGTTAATGGAAGCATTGTTCACACCTGCTTTTTGAGCGATTGCTCGATTGCTTATATCGGCGGCATTATTTTTACTATTCTTAATAAGCTCAATAGTTGCGACGACAATTCTTTCTTTTGTATTCATATTATACTCCTTAAAATAAATTCAATCAGCGATTTAATCACTGATTAAATCAGTGGTTAAAATAATAAAATGTTGGTGTTGGTGTCAAGAGACGGGAGAAAATTGTGTGGAAAATAGCAAATATCAAAATTCACCCCAAAACAAATAGTATTTTATGTGTGCTAAAAACTAAGAATTGCGGAAATTTTCTCTGCATTTCTTTTAATTCCTTTTTTCAAGGAATACACGACAAAACAGTTATCTTAGGCTGTTCTGCTTGTCGTGTGTCCCCAAAAAGGATAAGCAATTCTTAGTTTTTAGCGAAATATGAATTATTGGCGGAACAGCCTTTTACTGTTCTCATTTTAACTTTTAGGAGGATTGCTTTATGGGTAAATTTATTAAAGTATTGGCAGCGATGTTGATTGTTGGTGGTGGAGCGTTGGCGCACACAATAAGTACTGCAGAAGAATTGGCTGCATTCAGAGATGAGGTTAATGGCGGGAATGATTTTTCAGGGCAAACAATTACGCTTGTAAAAGACATTGA
This Chitinivibrionia bacterium DNA region includes the following protein-coding sequences:
- a CDS encoding TetR/AcrR family transcriptional regulator; the encoded protein is MNTKERIVVATIELIKNSKNNAADISNRAIAQKAGVNNASINYHFQSKERLIGICVERMLGEIDPSGMSPAGLLKHKLKAVFDLFVAYPTVAKISILAEILGYDLYNKQQRDIILDSLADNLLGNTEKLDPKPEIKQEKRGNENSQR